DNA sequence from the Colletotrichum higginsianum IMI 349063 chromosome 10, whole genome shotgun sequence genome:
GAAGAACACCGATATGTCCCACTCGTACTGGGTCCGAAACGTCGTCTCGCCCGTCCTATTCAGCACCGCAGTCCAGGCGGTCCTGGATGACTTCAAGTcgcccgtcttcgtcgagctcggcccGCACTCCGCTCTCGCCGGACCTCTCCGCCAGATCATGCAGGTCAAGAACAGGACGACGGCCTTGTACGTCCCGACCTTGGTGCGCAACCAGGACGCCGTCAGCACTGTTCTGAACGCGGCAGGCGAGCTCTggtcggccggcgccgaaaTCGACATCGCGGCCGTCAACCCCGCCGGCGCGTTTCTGACGGATTTGCCCAGGTACCCGTGGCATCACAAGGAGGAGTTCTGGCTCGAGGGCAGACTGCCTCGCAGTTGGCGCTTCCGACCGTTTGCCCACCACGAGCTGCTCGGCTCGCGAGTCGAGGAGATTTCGGACGCGTGTCCCGCCTGGAGATGCAACCTCCGCCTCCAAGATGTCCCGTGGCTCCGGGACCACGTCGTCGGGGACGACACCGTCTTCCCTGCGTCGGGGTTCGTCTCCATGGTCGGGGAGGCCCTGAGACAGCTCACGGGATCCGTCGACTTCACCCTGAGCCAGGTCTCCCTCGAGGCCGTTTTGgcgctcggcgacgaggcggtcgagctcGTGACGGTTCTCAAcccggcggcgacatcgaGACCACCCCAGGGCCAGCCGGCAACCTACGACTTCTCGATATCGTCGCTCAGCGAGGGAAGCGAGTTATGGGTCAAGCACGTCTCCGGCCACTGCAAAGCCGGCGGCTCCGCTCGGAAACGCGTCTCCCCCGAGACGCCCGCCCTTCCGCTTCCGCGCCGGGTATCGGCAACGTCGTTCTATAACACCTGGAGGAGATTCGGGCTGAACTACGGCACCGCCTTCCGCGGCCTCTCCAGCGTCAGCTCGCACGTCTCTGAGCGGAGAGCCGCTGCGACTCTCGACGACAGGCACTCGGCGTACGGCAACGCGGTCTACGCGGTCCATCCGGCGACCCTGGACGCGAGCATGCACgtggccatcatcgccggctgCCAGGGTCTGGAGCGAAACttcaagaggctggaggtGCCCAAGTTCTTCCAGGAGATCTATGTCCGAAAGCCCACGGGACCGATCCAGGTTGTCGCGAGCGCCGGGGCCCCGGAACAAATCGCAGCCTCTGCGGCCAACCTCATCGGCGTCTCTGGGGGAGAAGTCGTCATCGACATCTCCGGGCTGCAAgtccgcgccgtcgacaacagcaacagcagcagcagcagcagcagaagcttcgacgagggggaggaggacacgcacgccggcgtcgtcctcgagtGGAAACCCGACATCGACTTCGCCAGCCCCGCGCAGCTGttgcgccggcgccgcgcgGACGCCCGCTCGCATGTGCTCGACGAGCTGGTGCTGGCCTGCATCGTCGACCTGCGGGCCCAGCTCCAGTTCCTCCCCGCCACGCAGCCGCACCTGGTCGGCTTCAAGAGCTGGCTCGACGCGTCGTACAGGGAGGCCATGACGGGGCAGTACCCCGAGATGCCCGGGTCGTTCGAGATCGCGACCATGGGCCACAAGAAGCGGCACGAGTTCTTCCTCAAGAGGCTCGAGGCCTGCAagaacgccgccgacgccgatgccgacacCGCCGTCTCGGACATGGCCCACGCCGTCTACCGGGTTCAGTGCTTCGGCGCTGGCTGCTTCTCGggctcgccgcccgccgccaagaTGCTGACGCAGCCCGACCACCTCGCTGCGTCTCTCAGGTTGATCGACGACGTAGACCTTTCCGACTTCCTCCGGCTCATGCGGCACAAGAAGCCGAACATGAGCATCCTGCACATCGATCCCACgcccgagcccgacgacGTCTCGTCTGTCTTTCTCCCCCCAGGAGGAGACAAGCATACCCGCGGCACCTACATCTACACCGGCCTGCACGCCAAACCAGCCCAGCTGATCGAAAAGCGGTTCCGATCAGCACCGGCCGCCAAGTACAAGCAGCTGgtggtcgacgaggaccccATGTCCCAAGGATTCGCAGAGGAATCGTTCGACCTCATCATCTCCCAGCCAACCATGTCTTCCTTTTCGATGGACTCGATCATCAACATGCGGAAGCTGCTGAAGCCCCGAGGCCGCCTGATCCTCCGGCATGCCAACCCGGCCTCCAAGGTCCTCCGTCTCGCCTTTGGCCTCGTGCCCGAGTTCAACCACGGCGCCGAGTCCCCCGTGCAGCCGGTTGACCTGCGGGATCAGCTGAGCCGTGCCGGTTTCGAcgacgcctcggccgtcacCTTCACCGGAGAGCACGGGAGGATCACCGTGGCCGCGCCTTGCCAGTACTccgcgaagccgacgagggcgagcgTCCTTTGCCAAGACCCCAGTCATCCCGACGTGTCCAGTATCCTGACGCTGCTGCAATCCCGAGGCTTCGCCCTGCAGTGTTTCTCTCCCGGACAGCAGCTCCCGTGGGGCCAGCCCGTCCTGTGCCTGTTGGATCTCGAGTCCCCGTTCCTCCACACCATGGACGCCGCGCGCTGGGAGGGGCTCAAGAAGTCCTTGTTCTCGGCGCAGGACGAGAGGGCGCTGTGGGTGACGGGCGCCTCGCAGGTGGGCTGCAGAGACCCCAACTACTCCCTGACGCTGGGCGCCGCGCGCAGCGTGCGGCGGGAGCTGTCGATGGACCTGGCGACCCTCGAGCTGGAGtccttcgacgccgacgggtgggacgccacggccgccgtcttcgaatCTTTCGGGGGCCGaatcggcggcggcggcgaggtcgagccgGATACCGAGTACGTCTTCTCCGGCGGGGCGATCCGGATCTGTCGGTTCCGCTCGGTCAAGGTCCTGGACGAGCTGAGAGAAgggcgcgacgacgacgacgacgacgacgacgccccgAAGCAGGTGAAGATGGCCAAGCCCGGGTTCTTGCAGACGCTACggtgggaggagacggagcaCGTCGACCTGAGCGGCGATCGTCTCCAGATCGCGGTACGAGCCGTTGGGCTTAACGCCAAGGTATGTTCAATGTTCAACCGGCCCAGAGATTCAAGgggtgagagagggggggaaggttGTCATATTAATACGGTTTCTCTAGGATCTACATGCTTCGCTGAGTTCAACCTCGAGAAGTGTCAACGGCCTTGGCAACTTTGGGCTCGAGGGCAGCGGTGTCGTTGTCGGCGTGGGACCCGAAGCTCGCCAGTTCCGCGTCGGTGACCGGGTCGCCTTCAGTCACGACAACGCTCTGTCTACCCGGGCCACGTTGTCCGAGTCGCTCTGTGCAAGGATGCCAGACTCGATGAGCTTCGAAGAAGCCGCGTCCACGCCTTACTCGTTTGGTACAGCTTTGTACGCGCTGATGGAACTCGGGAAACTGAACAAGGGCCAGGTGAGCCGCCTACCACGGTCGTTGATATCCGCGCATCTACTGACCCCTTCAGTCCGTATTGATTCACTCGGCGTCCGATTCTCTCGGGGTTGCCGCAATCCAAGTGGCCAGGCTGATCGGTGCCGAGGTGAGtaccacccccccccccccccccccctccccatggGCCATCTCTttgtttcttctttctctgaCTGAGCTATTTCTTTCAGATCTTCTGCACCGTCGAGACCTCAGAACAGGGGAATTATCTAGCCGCTTCCTACGGTATCCCTCAAAACCGTATACTCAGCTGCAAGGACGCTTCTTTCGCTCAAGGAGTCCTCAAATCgaccggcggcgtcgatgtcgTGTTCAACACCTTGTCCGACTTCATCCAAGAGTCCTGGATCTGCGTCGCGCCGCTGGGCACCCTGATTCATGTTGTCCAGGATACGACGACCCGGCCAGCGACTCATCTCCTCCATATGGATCTTTCGAGTAGCAATCGGACGTTTATAACCGTCGACTTGGATGATCTGAGGGTCCAACGGCCGCGGGAATGCACTCGGTATGTACTTCTTCCGGTTGGTTCGAGTTCGTGATGCTTCCCAGGTCACTGACTCAACGACATTTATTTAGCCTCTTGGAGCAGGCCTTCACACTCACCAGGTTCGGCCTCAACAAGCCCGAATCAGCGATCAAGACCTTCCTGGCGTCCGATGTGGCGTCGGCATTCCAGCATCTCCGATCCCCCAAGCGCATCGGACGGGTTGTCGTGACCATGCCCGACAGCAGCGGAGAGCTACAAGCGCGTCCCATGCGCTCGAAGATGGTCCTCCGTCCGGACAGGACTTacatcatcgtcggcggcgtcgggggACTTGGCCAGGCCACTGCTCGGTTCCTCGTCGAGAGGGGGGCTCGCAACCTGATAttcttctcgaggtcggccgaGGAGTTCGCAAAAGGCCATCCGGAGTACTTTGGCGAACTCGATTTCCTCGGCTGCAAGGCCCAGGCGGTTTCTGGCAGCGTCGATGACATGGCCGACGTGGTGAAGATGGTCAACACTTCGACCACTCCGGTTGGCGGCATCTTACACGCAGCCATGGTACTCCAGGTGAGTCCTCCCTCCCTGCCCCCTTTGACCGTGACAGACCTTTTGGCGGATCTAGTTATTGACTCATAGACACCACCCAGGACATGAACCTCGCCGACATGACCTTGGAGCAGTGGCAGGCCACCGTGTCTCCAAAGGTGCAGGGGACGTGGAACCTGCACCACGCCCTCCAGGCCCAGAGCGAGCCtctcgacttcttcttcctgttcAGCTCCCTGTCCGGGCTGGGCGGCCAGATCGGCCAGGCCAACTACGCCGCGGCCaacgccttcctcgacgccTTCGTGCAGTACCGCCACGCCCAGGGCCTCGCGTGCtccgtcctcgacatcggcaTCATGGAGGACATTGGCGTCCTCGCGAGGGAGACGAACCGCCTGGAGGCCCTGCGCGCCATGTCGCAGCACTGCCTCCACGAGCAGGACCTGCTCGATGCCATGGAACTGATGATCAAGCGGTCGGGCGGCAGCCGTGAGAACGAGGGTGGACGAAGCAGTGGTCCGGCGGATGGGTATACGAACCCGAGCCAGCTCGCCATCGGTATGAGATAcgctccgtcgtcggcgacgagcagtCAACGGTCCGGGTGGCAGCGGGACCCGCGATCTCTGTTCCTGGCGGACCCGTCGACGTCTGCCGGCCAGGTCTCCGACGACTCTCACGAGgcggacagcagcagcagcagcagcaccctGAAGGAGTTCCTCCAGAGCTGCTCCTCGGACCCGGCGAGGCTGTCGTCCGACGAGGCGAGGGAGTTCCTGGCGCGGGAGATCGGCGGGACCCTGCGGGGGTTCATGATGCggcaggacgaggaggtcgacctgtcgctgccgctgcAGACGGACTCGCTGGTGACGGTGGAGCTGCGCAACTGGTTCAGGCAGAAGCTTGGCGTGGCCTTCACCGTTCTCGAGCTGCGGAGTGCCGAGAGCATTCGGGCGCTGGGCGGGCTGACGGCCGCGAGACTCGCTGCTGTACACGCAGCGGTGTGTTAGATGACAGGCTATAGAGTTTGTCGTTCCTTGGGCGGGACTCGTTCACGGGCTTTCTTGTATCATAGGAgatgttttttttcttgttcATTTCCCGCTTCGATATGTTTGGGTCTCATAGCGTTGCTTGTTTTCTACATGTTTCAATCCAAGGGTGTATGACAGCGGAGAGTGCCGCTGTTTCCAGAATTCAATACCACCGAATAATAGTGAACAGAAGAAGGATCCCACTGACGATTCTGACTCACGCGAGGGTCCTGATAGACGGAGGCTGTAGACCGAGATCATCCAACTCGGAGGAACCGGAAAAGTTGACAGGCGAGCATCGCCTCTTGGCCAAACAAAACAGAAGACTGAGGCCATCACCAGGAGCGGAGTCCCAGAGGACGCGCAACTCTGCCGTGGAAACGACTGTGGATTACAACACCACTCATGGTCACTGCATGTGATGGCGTTGGTGTTGCTGCCAAGGCATTAGAAGTGAAGAACAGTGAGGAGGCTGGCATCCGCTAAAGCCGACTAAATGATGGCTGAAAAACGGATTGACCTTGTTGAGGAGGAAATGGGTCCCATTTCACAAGAATCTCGGTACACAGTTGTACGCAAATTGGATCGAGACGGGGAAGAGTTCTCGTGTTATGATTGTGATCGATGATGGGAGAAAGACATGGTGGTGATTCATGAAAGTAGGTAAGAGCCTTCATGTCAACAGCTTATACATATAGCAGTTCTCTCAGGTCTGCTATCAATGTCCGGGTTTCCCCTTCAAGCGCACC
Encoded proteins:
- a CDS encoding Beta-ketoacyl synthase domain-containing protein — protein: MCNDATTPLAGAACNGERHDANHLYEPIAIIGVGMRLPGRVHNAADYWDLLVNGKSGRCRVPESRYNVDNWYGPGRALHVPTEFGYFLEELNLAHVDASFWSFTKQEAELMDPRQRLFLEVAYEALESSGSTSWRGSDVGVYVGTMGEDWSLLECHDQQCLNQVRPDVYGDYILANRASYEFDLTGPSLVVRTACSASMVALHQACRDLHSGDCSSALVGGANLILTPKDTTVMHQNGVLSPSGSCKSFDADADGFARGEGVSAIYIKKLSDAVRDGDPVRAVIRSTCVAGNGRTPGLTTPNPVIHERLMRRGHEIAGIADLSKTAMVECHGTGTPVGDPLEVSAVANIWGQDGIYIGSVKPNLGHAEGASGLSSIIKMVLALENSTIPPNINFKTPNPRSCKVPWESAKLKVPTEALPWPTDRLERVSVNSFGIGGSNAHVLLESAACFGLPPPAKLANGTKHGALSQRLLVLSATNPDSVHALSKNVGEYLGRSPESLHDVAYSLASRREAHTHRAFCVTDGNVPLKMSPVTKPRSAPPELVWVFTGQGAQWAQMGKELVEQEPLFQQRIDALDEVLAGLSEPPPWTLKEILLAPKDESRLSEAEFSQPCLVAIQVALVDLLRSWGVAPSAVVGHSSGETAAAYASGAITAEEAILIAYHRGQITRIIKAAHEGGMAAVGLGRKQVERFLRPGVIVGCENSPSNVTLSGEADVLQEILLEIRSRHPEIVARSLRVECGYHSQHMESAAGDFTSRLEGLSLQNKSPRVPFYSSVTGVKNTDMSHSYWVRNVVSPVLFSTAVQAVLDDFKSPVFVELGPHSALAGPLRQIMQVKNRTTALYVPTLVRNQDAVSTVLNAAGELWSAGAEIDIAAVNPAGAFLTDLPRYPWHHKEEFWLEGRLPRSWRFRPFAHHELLGSRVEEISDACPAWRCNLRLQDVPWLRDHVVGDDTVFPASGFVSMVGEALRQLTGSVDFTLSQVSLEAVLALGDEAVELVTVLNPAATSRPPQGQPATYDFSISSLSEGSELWVKHVSGHCKAGGSARKRVSPETPALPLPRRVSATSFYNTWRRFGLNYGTAFRGLSSVSSHVSERRAAATLDDRHSAYGNAVYAVHPATLDASMHVAIIAGCQGLERNFKRLEVPKFFQEIYVRKPTGPIQVVASAGAPEQIAASAANLIGVSGGEVVIDISGLQVRAVDNSNSSSSSSRSFDEGEEDTHAGVVLEWKPDIDFASPAQLLRRRRADARSHVLDELVLACIVDLRAQLQFLPATQPHLVGFKSWLDASYREAMTGQYPEMPGSFEIATMGHKKRHEFFLKRLEACKNAADADADTAVSDMAHAVYRVQCFGAGCFSGSPPAAKMLTQPDHLAASLRLIDDVDLSDFLRLMRHKKPNMSILHIDPTPEPDDVSSVFLPPGGDKHTRGTYIYTGLHAKPAQLIEKRFRSAPAAKYKQLVVDEDPMSQGFAEESFDLIISQPTMSSFSMDSIINMRKLLKPRGRLILRHANPASKVLRLAFGLVPEFNHGAESPVQPVDLRDQLSRAGFDDASAVTFTGEHGRITVAAPCQYSAKPTRASVLCQDPSHPDVSSILTLLQSRGFALQCFSPGQQLPWGQPVLCLLDLESPFLHTMDAARWEGLKKSLFSAQDERALWVTGASQVGCRDPNYSLTLGAARSVRRELSMDLATLELESFDADGWDATAAVFESFGGRIGGGGEVEPDTEYVFSGGAIRICRFRSVKVLDELREGRDDDDDDDDAPKQVKMAKPGFLQTLRWEETEHVDLSGDRLQIAVRAVGLNAKDLHASLSSTSRSVNGLGNFGLEGSGVVVGVGPEARQFRVGDRVAFSHDNALSTRATLSESLCARMPDSMSFEEAASTPYSFGTALYALMELGKLNKGQSVLIHSASDSLGVAAIQVARLIGAEIFCTVETSEQGNYLAASYGIPQNRILSCKDASFAQGVLKSTGGVDVVFNTLSDFIQESWICVAPLGTLIHVVQDTTTRPATHLLHMDLSSSNRTFITVDLDDLRVQRPRECTRLLEQAFTLTRFGLNKPESAIKTFLASDVASAFQHLRSPKRIGRVVVTMPDSSGELQARPMRSKMVLRPDRTYIIVGGVGGLGQATARFLVERGARNLIFFSRSAEEFAKGHPEYFGELDFLGCKAQAVSGSVDDMADVVKMVNTSTTPVGGILHAAMVLQDMNLADMTLEQWQATVSPKVQGTWNLHHALQAQSEPLDFFFLFSSLSGLGGQIGQANYAAANAFLDAFVQYRHAQGLACSVLDIGIMEDIGVLARETNRLEALRAMSQHCLHEQDLLDAMELMIKRSGGSRENEGGRSSGPADGYTNPSQLAIGMRYAPSSATSSQRSGWQRDPRSLFLADPSTSAGQVSDDSHEADSSSSSSTLKEFLQSCSSDPARLSSDEAREFLAREIGGTLRGFMMRQDEEVDLSLPLQTDSLVTVELRNWFRQKLGVAFTVLELRSAESIRALGGLTAARLAAVHAAVC